The genomic window AAGTCAGGGTAGTATTCCCTGAACTTGTGGTCCAGGTGGCGCTTCATCTCGCTGTAAGTGAGGCCGCTCACGGTCACGGCGCCAATTCTTGGCAGAATGATCTGACCGTCCCGATTTACCGTTACACTGTACGACTGCTCCACTTTGCCCCAGAGGTGGATTTCGAAATTGTCCCCGGGGCCGATGACGTAGTCGTTGCCAACAGGGATATCGGAGAGAGGTGTAAAGGCGCTGATCTCTTCTGTAAAGAAATCGTAGCCGTACTGACGCAGTTCCCTGGAGATTTCTGTGGGGATTTCTCCGGACATGATCTTTTCTACCGGGGACAACTCTTCTTCCACCTCGGCAGGGGCGGGTGGGCGCACCAGCAGTTCCTCGGGCTTGGTGAGAGGTACTGGAATATATTTAAGGATGAAAGCCCTCTCCTCAGGACTCAGGCTGTTCAGGAGATTTTGTTTGTCCTGATACCTCAAATTGGCAAAAAGGAAGATCTTGTCCTGATCCGAAATGTTCCGGAAAAAGAAGAGCTTGTCCTGGTCGCTGAGCGTGCTGAACAGATCTGCTTTGTGCTGGTCATCCAGGTTGGCAAAAAGTTTCAGTTTTTCACTTGGACTCAGACTTCGAAAAACTATGTCCTTCACCTCGGTGCTGAGATTGGTGTAAAGGGAAGCTCTTTCTTTGTCTGAAAGATTACGAAAAAGGAGAATTTTCTCCTGGTCGCTCAAGCCTTCGAACACGGCCACCTTTTCCTCGTCGCTCAGGGTGGGAAAGACCTTCAGCTTTTCCTTGAGATAGAGAGTGCGCAAAGGGGCGCCCTCGAAAGCGGGCGGCTGCACTCCAGAGGGGAATTGTTCCGGGGTGCCCGGGCCAGAAGGGGGTGGTTGTACCTGCTGTCCAGTGCTTTGCAGGGGAGGCTGCTGTACGCCAGGCTGGGTAGTGGTGCTAGTGGAAGTACTACTGGTGCTCTGGGCAGCAGCGCTGAAGGGGACCATTACCAGGGAAACACAAAGGAGCAGAGCAAGCCAACGACTCAGATACCTCTTATTTTTCATGGATATTGAACCTCTCTTGCCAGTTGAGTGGTACCTAGTTCGAGCTATTCTAGATAAAATACCCTTTCAGGGGTAATTTTTTGCGATTTCAACAACTCTGAGAACCGCTGAGGATCATCAGCCATCAGGATGCAGTCGTAGCTGCCACCCGACAAGCTTTCGAACTCACAGGGATGCTTTACAGTGGCCATTACCTGCAAATCAAGATCCTCGGTCTGCACTATGTGCCCGAGTAGTTTCCCCACGCTTTCTCTGCTAAAGACCAGCAGCACCCGCATACCCTGATTCTGGAGACGCAGGAGATTTTCCAGGAGTCGGCTGCGGAATTCTTCGAATTCCTGGATGCACGCCTTGATGAAGGATACAGTGAGTTTTGTCTTGATCTTTATTCCCTTGGCGGTCAGCACATAGGGCGAGCGCCTGCCGTCATCCAGCCTGTCTGCGTTGTTGACCAATCCTTCCCTGATGAGCTTCTTGACCAGGTAGTTCGTCTTTCCCAGGCTCATACCGCAGTGGCGGGCAAGAGACCGCTGACTGGTAGGTCGGTGCCTGTGGATGGCGTCCAGGATACGGAAATCTTCCTCAAAAGACACGGACTTTGC from Deltaproteobacteria bacterium includes these protein-coding regions:
- a CDS encoding SLBB domain-containing protein, whose amino-acid sequence is MKNKRYLSRWLALLLCVSLVMVPFSAAAQSTSSTSTSTTTQPGVQQPPLQSTGQQVQPPPSGPGTPEQFPSGVQPPAFEGAPLRTLYLKEKLKVFPTLSDEEKVAVFEGLSDQEKILLFRNLSDKERASLYTNLSTEVKDIVFRSLSPSEKLKLFANLDDQHKADLFSTLSDQDKLFFFRNISDQDKIFLFANLRYQDKQNLLNSLSPEERAFILKYIPVPLTKPEELLVRPPAPAEVEEELSPVEKIMSGEIPTEISRELRQYGYDFFTEEISAFTPLSDIPVGNDYVIGPGDNFEIHLWGKVEQSYSVTVNRDGQIILPRIGAVTVSGLTYSEMKRHLDHKFREYYPDFDMTITMGQLRTIQVYVVGEAQNPGTYSLSSLSTVITALFATGGPNKNGSMRHIRLLRNGQQVKEIDLYDFFLKGNKRQDARLEPGDTIFIPVIGPVVGVAGNVKRPAIYEMKGSQTIGQAIEMAGGLLPIGHLQNVVVERIQGHKQRVVKSFNLDPTAQSAEKNLQTLLSDGDVIKIYPIYKKLDKVVYLEGNVKYPREYELKPGMRVSDLIPSYDALLPESYMEQAEIIRLAPPDLHPEIIQFNLGRMLQGSRDDNPLLQDLDRVRVYNRWEKKQLPQVTIKGEVRNPGSYRLYDGM
- a CDS encoding winged helix-turn-helix transcriptional regulator — translated: MAKSVSFEEDFRILDAIHRHRPTSQRSLARHCGMSLGKTNYLVKKLIREGLVNNADRLDDGRRSPYVLTAKGIKIKTKLTVSFIKACIQEFEEFRSRLLENLLRLQNQGMRVLLVFSRESVGKLLGHIVQTEDLDLQVMATVKHPCEFESLSGGSYDCILMADDPQRFSELLKSQKITPERVFYLE